attgataaatttAAGGTAGCACAGAGGTATGGTTTGATTTACTTTGAGCCATTGTATGACAACATTTTTTGATAATCGGTTACAAGTCAAGTTGtgtgcaattcttttttctaacttcACAGTATTATTCAATGGTTCATAAGTGATTTCTGCATCGAAAAGGAATAAGTCTGTTAGATTGTCACTTCGATAGAAATTAATGTTATACCTTTTATTGTAATTGAAATCTCTTTTGATTCGTTATCTCTGTTGCATTGTAAGTATGTGTATGGAGAAGTTAGATTTAAGTCAAACAGTTGCAACCTACTTTCGTAATAATATATATGTTTGTTAATTGTTGATATATTTTCCGTTTTTAATTGAATGCCTATCATAAGTCAGTGAATAAAGGTAATATTCAGATAAAATATTGTACTTATTTCTATTGAAACAGTTCCGCCAAACCTTGAGGTAGATAAGACTCGTTAAATTTTCGCATTTCTCCGTTTGTGTTTATCTGATAGGACCAGGTGGGGAGAGGCAAAGAAGGTATGTAGGTAGTTCTATAAATTAAAGTAACATTGGATCCTTTAAACGGGTCGTCAGGTACTTTCAGACTTTCCAATTGGATTCCTATATGCTCAATGTGTCTTTAGTTTTTGATAATTTATAAGATCACTTTGAAAATTGTATTGCTTATTTTTGAATAATACCTATAATAAATAGATAAAATGATTCTGCGTCTGTAGCATGGATTTTACGGTGTGGGAAGTACCAGTCCAACAATTCTTTGTGTTTCTCATCATGAGATATATTGACGTGTTTTCCGTTGACGGAATCCATATCCACTGAGCCAACACACATATATTCTGACTCATCATCGAAAAGCGGTTTTTTCAGCGTCTGTCCCGTTTTAGAGTTGAATGACCATCTCGAATTATTTGATTGGTCTAACGAATCCCAtatcttattttaaataaatatgaaataCTTCTGGCCATACTTACATTATCGTCCGAAAAAGCATCTTCTTCTATACCTTTTAACCCAATTACCTTGTCAACGTTATAGAAGAATTCGTCATCTGAAATTATTTCTGTTGTCTGATGGAGATGGAACAGTGAGATGGTGACGTTGGGATGAGTTGTTTTACATGGGATGTTGATAGGTACCTCCGGTTCAGCAGAAAAAGTAGGAAAAGGAAACCAGGGTTTGAAATTAAATCTATCAataaaaacgagtttttcGTGACCTGAGTACAAAAAAAGATGTCGTACTAGTGAGTTGCAATAAGTTATATAATAATTTGTTAATtaagtgaaagaaaataattaccAAACTGGAAATGTAAACGTATTGTTCCAATAAGCCAAAGTGAGTATGGCATTTGAAATAGCCCGTGTCTTCTGGCGTAGTGTTcattaaattgattttcaatgtCGTATGTGTTTGATTGTTataagaaattttcttcaGGCGTTTGACAGTGGCCGAAAGGTGTGGTGGAAAAACACGTTTGAATTAACAGCCGACTTTGCTTATCTAAATGACATTCCaaactgttttattttctgcgaTTTGTGGAAGcgaccaaaaaggaaaaatgtttaaagatgTTATTATCTTCCTATCTATGATGCACTTAATTATAAGGGTTGAACCAGCTTCAATCACTTGCTCTTCCACATCTGGAAACATTTTGACAGCATCAAGGCTTTCACTTTGGAGTTTGGCAATTTGAGGTGCTGATAAGATGATGAAAAGTCCCAGCAACACAATGGCCGGTccatttgaaaacatttccGATCCGATggacacattaaaaaaaacgtgaaaattTGACATCATTGTCAATCTCGTCAAATTGATGTAGCTGTATAGTTTagcattttttattaatattttttttaattaaaaaaaacaaattaggttcctcttttcaaattttaacgatTAATCAGCAAGTGAAACAGCTAACGCTGTTTCGACTTACTCGCCCTGCACTGCGTCACACActgaattttctttgaaatatcCTTCTACAGAATACCAAGACTTTTGAGCCATATAAGAATACCAAATTGAAACGCTAGAATGATCCTAGTGGCTGagaataaattttcaatcgCGTTATCCTGAGTAAGTCTTGTGCCTCTAAGTTGAAAAATTGCTTGTGGTTAATGGGATATCAATCCAACATGTGGTTTCAAAGTTTAAGAGACACTCTGCTGTAcacgatttttgttttgtctattTCAAGGCCAACTGAAATCTGTCTACTGCTTTCCGTCAAAGGAGAACCTGAATAAAGACGGTTACATTTCAAAGGATGTGGTTAAACATCCTATATAGATTGAACACTAGTAACGTTAGCTTGTCCAAGGCCGGTACTTTCGGTGAGTCTAGTGTAAAGTTGGAACGTTATGCAAATTCCTTTGCTCGTGAATTATTCCTTGCCCGTGAATACCTATGTTTGAGCTTTTGGTGGCATTTTGGTCAAGTTGTGAAGCGAGGTCAGTCGTTGCCCCGGGTGCGTTGTGCAACATTCAGGCccagtcattcaggcccaCGTCTTCCAGGCCCACCTTGTTTTACATGACGTTCACGCCCAATTTTAGCGACATTCAGTGCCAATTGGtttataattaataaaattacggTTAATTTCAATTTGGGATGTTTAATAAATGACTGTTAGTAAATTACGAGATTTTagagtttaaaaaaaggtttcatCATTCATCTGATGTATACGAAGAATAAATACCAACATAAGAAGTGCTTGAAATGTAAACGGTGGCGTAGTGGTTATATTATAGATCCCACATCCTGAAGTCTAGATTTAGAATACTGATAGAGCTAAATTTAGATTATTCTCTTATGCTGCTAATGGTCGATTGACGAAGAAATGGACCGGTCGAAATGGGCCTGACCTATTTTTTAAAGCGGTCctatttctcccttttttcgttttaagtTCCATAAGAAActctaaaataaattcaaaaaatttctaacCTTTTCGCCATGAGTGCTTCCGCTCCTAAATTTTCCGTCTGGCCTCCGATGTTGTCAGGTATGGCCAATTATGGCAAAATTTCTTTCAGAAAATAGCCCCAAGATTACCCAAAATGAAATAGGACAAAAATGTATAATACATTCATCGCAGACTTCCTGTATTCAAAGGAATTATTATCTTTGGAACTGTtttatcaaataaaacaaccaaGAAATTAAGCGAAACAATTAAATTCGATTAGAGAATCGACATCAGCGCAAGAGATTGGTTGAAGTTTTCTATTCAGAGTCACTCGAACTTTCAACAGCAATATTGGCTTTCACGTTTTAGGAAAGTTTCAACAGAGCATCGGGAATTGATACAGAACTAGCCTTTGCACGATTATTTTTCAGCCATGTTTTGCCTTTCATTACGGCATCGACCGATTTGTCGTGTaggtcatttttcttttgaggttTGGTGTCTCTCTGTTTCTTGGAGGCTACGTTACTAAACGGCAAAGTgaggaaaagagaaacacaCTTTTAGATTGGGAAATCGGGGTTCTCCTGAAGGAGACTTTGCAGCGAACACTCTGTTCCAGTACAACTCGGTGTCCATATTTTAGTATTTATAATCCgccaaaatattgaaataatcattacCGACAAATTTACTTGTGATCTCAACTCGCTCTCAGCATGATCTTCGTCTACATGATCCCGTAACACAGGGCTTTGTATAAAAATAGACGAGAGAGATTGTGGAGATAACTGGCGAGCATTCTTCGGCTTTATAACTGGGAGGAGTTTATAGACATTGtcatcaaaattaaaacgatttttttaactCGGCTACGTCCTTTACGTAAAAGTTGCGCAcaaagatgaaaaaataatcgattgGGTGGAAAGTCCTTTCAAATTCTTCGTTAAAAGCAGACTGGAAATCGAATCGTATTTTTACGAATGGGATCACTTGGTCAAGAACTTTCAACGTCAAGTATTTTAACCTAACGTTCATAGGAAACACCACCTCAAAACACgtctattttgaatttttgcggCTTATTTTAGTCTGCTTGCCTTTCAGTTTGTTTGCTACATATCGCAACGTTGCCAAACGGAGGTGTTTATCTTGGCCAAAGGCTACGACTGCGGCTCTTTCACCAGCCGTTAATTTTTCGAACCCTTCTCACGAAACATTGTTACTGATTAATTGACTTTTCATCCCCCCATCCGCTTTTATATCTGATGAACAATGCAAGT
The sequence above is drawn from the Daphnia pulicaria isolate SC F1-1A chromosome 1, SC_F0-13Bv2, whole genome shotgun sequence genome and encodes:
- the LOC124327204 gene encoding vascular endothelial growth factor receptor 1-like codes for the protein MCVGSVDMDSVNGKHVNISHDEKHKELLDWYFPHRKIHATDAESFYLFIIGIQLESLKVPDDPFKGSNVTLIYRTTYIPSLPLPTWSYQINTNGEMRKFNESYLPQGIQLKTENISTINKHIYYYESRLQLFDLNLTSPYTYLQCNRDNESKEISITIKEITYEPLNNTVKLEKRIAHNLTCNRLSKNVVIQWLKDGKGYYDIVYENNTASVFQLQGNSNEEGTYEYRWNNSRGEARKKLFTVSIDDDLYMETSTSTIITTVCVFLIALVAIGIGIKFDLDKKKVEKELEKMLNGDPNRMDPGVPVEYHTEFLPYKKKWEFSRKRLRLGQELCTGCFGRVVRAEAVGIKNYDTTFTTRAVKMIKSQKIFTAHLTLL